CGTCTCGTTGGCGGACCAGTCGTTGGCGAACTCGTGGTCGTCGTAGACGTGCAGCCACGGCAGAGCCCGCAGCGCCGGCGTCCAGCTCGGCGATGCGTACGTCTGGCGGTACAGGTCGGTGTAGTGGCGCTGCGTCCAGCCGATCGGGTAGGGGAGGTCGATGTAGATGAAGTCGCCCAGGAACAGCATGAACTCGGCGGTCCGGTTGCTCAGGTACCGGCCGAGGTGTTCTAGCCCCTTGATGCTGAGGGCGTGGTCTGCCGGGTGGTAGGGGTAGAAGGGCTTGATGCAGCTCGTCTGGATCATGGTCCACTGCTTTGGGTGCTGTTTGGGGGTTCTGAATGAGCCGACATGGCTGGCGTTGGTGGTGTACACATAGGGTGTATCTGGTAGCAGGTTGTCCAATGTTGCAGTACCTAACCAGTCGGTTTCTTGTGAGAGCCCATCGATGATAACGGACGTTGAACCCCCCGGCGCTGCGAAGTCTGGCCTGGCATTTATCTCCACAACTGGGGAATTGGGGGCCCGGATGACGATGCTGGCGGAGGTGGAGGTGGTGTACCCCATGCGGGAGAAGGACAGATCATGACTCTGGTGTAAGTAGTGAGCCCTGTAGACAAAGTCTACTGAGCAGACGACACATACAATGTTTGTCAGTGCGCCCAATGCGGAGAGCAAGGGTCTTGTCACGTCGACCCAGCCCAGCAGAATAACCAAGAGGGGATGCCTTCTGACGCGTGCATGTCTGCGGGTGAGCTGCAGCTGCACAAGAGCCAAGAAAGCATACGCAGCAAATGTGGTATATATTCTGGGCCAGTATCGGGCAATTGGATACTGGTGAACGTCAGCCGTCGTATTCGTGCTATCTAGATCAAGGCGAGAATGACTTACAAATCGCACAAAGAGGATTGACGAGTAGCGCAGCGACAGCGTTGTCGCCGCAATCACGGCATCGAGTACCTGGTGGAGGACCTTCATGTTAGGATGGCGATGCGAAAGGCCGAGGGAGTGAGCTGAAGCAACATACCGTCTAGTTGTTGTCGTCGTTGAGCCATGTGCAAAATAGTCAAGCTTCACCTTGTTCCGCCCAACGGCGTCCATTGCCGACACCCGGGCCATGATATGATTCGCACATTTGGTTGCTGCGCACGTGGTCGCATGGCTGGGCGCAGAAACGCCGGGCTCAATTATCGGGGATGCAGTCCGATACATAAAATGAAGGAAAATGGCCACCAACGATGCGACCGAAAATTTGTATCTGTGGTCTTCCCAGAAAAACCAAATACACGTGCTCTGTTCCACTGGTTTGTATCGTCTTTTCGTACAGGGCAGACCCGCAGTGGTGGGGATTCGGTTTATCGTGGAGATGGAGAGAGAATGAGACTTACTGAGGTACCCTACTTTTCTCTCTGGTTGCTTTACTGCAAGAGACGACTGGCAGAATTTTTCGTAGTTGATTTCCTATCGGAGGTGGTTATTCGGATGGTTACCAAAAATGCAAGTCTGTCGTTGCATAGGCCCACAAGGCAGACTCTGCACGCGATGTCCATGTCAAGATTAACGAACCACCGATATAAGACGTTGACTTTCCCATTCGAAAAATGCAAAATTTTGTCTGTAACATGTAGTGGAAACCAAACCTCAGACTTTTGTTTTAGCTCAACTTTCATCAAACAATGACGGTAGCCCAGGAGGAAGCACCCAAAGTGGTGACTGTTGCAGAGAGCTCCGAGACTACAAAGTCGTCCTGCTCAGAGGATGCGGTGGCCCCTCCCCCAACACAGCGGCCAGCTGGAAAGTTTGACGTCTTGATCCAAGGAGTGGCTCTCTTCTCTGATGGCTACAACATCCAGATTATCGGCTACATGAACACGGTCTTGGCCAAGCTTTATCCAAAGGAGATGACCTCAGAAGTCAAGACGCGACTGTCCAACTCTATCCTCATCGGCGATGTCTTTGGTATGCTGTTGTTTGGTCTTTGTATTGACAAATTCGGCCGCCGCGTCGGTATCGTTCTTACGACTCTGTTTCTGGTCTTTGGTATCATCCTGGCTACGGCCTCGCATGGTAACACTGTCGAGGGAATGTTTTGGATGATGGTTGTTGGTCGAGGAGTTGCTGGTGTGGGTGCGGGTATGTTATCTGATTCTGCTTTGATACTCTTGATTGCTCATGGGAGACATGGATGGCTGACTGCTGCGGGTTGTGAATAGGTGGAGAGTATACCGTCTGCACTAGTCAGGCACTAGAATGTGCAGACAGTACCCCGGAGATGCGCAAGCGAAGGGGCATGCTCGTTGCCGTATCCACAAACGCTGCAATAATTTCTGGGTTTGTCGGCTCCAGTATCGTGTCACTTATCGTCATTGCGGCCTACGGTAGCCAGGCTAGTGACGGCATCTGGCGCATATGCTTCGGCATCGGTATCTTTGTAAGTGACCTCTTGCCCCTTCCCAAACTCCATGGATGCTTGTCGACTAACGGTAAGCAAGCTCCCCCTTACCATATTCTTCTTCCGCATGCGGCTTGCCGACTCGGAACAGTACCAGAAACACGCCATCCAACACAAGGTGCCTTACTGGCTTGCCATCAAGTTCTACTGGCGCGCTCTTCTCGGCTGCTGTTCCGCCTGGTTCCTGTACGACTTTGTGGTTTACCCATTCAACCTGCTGGCTCCCACTCTCGTTGCCGGCTTCTCGAGCAACCAGTCCATGATTGAAAGCATCGGCTGGAGCGCCCTGATCAACTTCTTTGCGCTTCCCGGGTCCTTCATCGGCGCCCTGCTCATGGACCGCATCGGGCGCCGACAGACGTATGCTCTGGGGTGGGCGATTGTTTGCGTCTTTGGCTTTATCATTGGCGGCTCCATGGTTCAGCTCCAAAACATCTTTCCGTTGTTCGTTGTTCTCTACGCACTCTTCCAGACGTTTTTGTCGGTTGGGCCGGGCGACTGCAACTTTCTGGTCTCGTCCGAGTCGTTTCCGACTCCTCTTCGTGGGCACTTTCTCGGATTCGCAGCGGCGGTGGGCAAGGCAGGAGCTGCGATCGGTACCACTGTTCTGAGCCAGGCGTTGGCCTCCTTTGATGACAAGGTCAAGGGTCAACAGGCCATTTTCCTGATTGGCAGTGGCATCTCGGTCGTTGGAACCCTTTGTGTGTGGTTTCTCATTCCAAATGTAGGTCCCTATTGTTATTCTAGACGTCCCACGATTGTTATTAGAGTGCTAACAGACTGATCTGACCTTGTTTCCTAGGCACCCAAAAACCTCGAGGACGAAGATGTTCGGTTTAGAAACTATCTTCAACAGAACGGCTACGATACTAGCGACATGGGTCTGCAGGCCAAGAAGGTGGAAGGGGCCGAGTCTTGAGCTGACCAAAGTCCAAATTGTGGTATCGATTCGGCCAAGAAACTCAAGTAGATGTGTACACTGCACAGTAGCATCGACCATTGTAGCTTCCATGGTTTAAACACCTTAAAGTTGGCTTCTTTGTATTTGTCCGTCAACGAAACCCAGGCATAGTGATCAGAACGCGATATCCGTATGCCAAGCCCCCGACTTTCCTTGCAATTAGGGTGCCTCGTGAGATCGTTGCCGTTCAAGGCGGCGCCAGACTGGTCAAGCGATGGGAAGATCTGTATGTGTACTGGTCATGTCTGATGTCAGCTTGTTGCATAATGTAAGTCTGAAGACTAGTTCGCGATCCCATGGGGAAAAGTACTGACTGCAGAAGTATTTCGACGTTCTGCGGGCCCGAGCCTGACGCTTCACTACCATCTCCGGAACAATCGGCCTTGGGGTCACGTGGCTCCTCAAGAACCATCATGTGCCACACAACCACATCATCATATTGGTCGAAGAAACGCGTTAGGTACGCCTTGACCGGCTCACGGGCTCCGGAGACAACGACCTGTCGTTGGCCGATAGCGACATACGCTCCATCCTCCTCGAAGTAGATAGTCTCTGGGAGGCTTGCAGCTTCCTCATTCGTGGTGTCGTTGCTGCTTTCGTCGTTAGAAGACATTTTGATCGTTGATGACTTGGCTTAGAAGGCGTGATTTTGCGGCTGATTTTGATTGTTCTCTTTTGGTTCGTGTCTTTGCTTCCGCTTTCTCGTGGGTGTGAGTGAATTGTGGGATCGAGGAAGGGATATATTGCAATCGAAGAAGTAGGCCTGTTGTGAAAAGTGGTTGTAGACCCAAACTAGAGGAAACACTGCTGCCTGGGAGGCGTGTGGTTTCGTTATtggtgctgccgctgctaTTGTTGGTAGATGCCATTTAGACTACGGATGGGTTGGCTGACATGGTGTGATTCTGCTGTTCCTCTCTCTTTTgctggggggaatggcgcagtggttaagcgccatggctgttacttgagtaacgtaggttcgaatcctgctccctccacctcctccccgcttacccgtggcaaggataacccggctggctatcgacaacaaccacccgcctgtgccgtcgagcccacacttgttgggaacttcgtctccatggctacaaacgaccgacagctccgctgtttggacacaggcccctctcgatgaagagccgtcaactgccgtcagacgaatcctccgtgcgcctgaaggcacggggtcgcgtcagtgaacaaacctgtaagcaggaccgggcacgaacccggtcaggctcgattcgcttctatgcccttgttttccgctgtgtaaatagagaaaatagaaagcgcgccgagatacccctcgggaggttgctaacggccggctaatgagccgggacgagcccggcgttaaataatactactactactactactactctcTCTTTTGCTGGTGCTTTTTTTCCGGCGAAGTGTCGGAGGGAAGGAGTGAAAGGGGTTCCTCTCAGGAAGGAACAAAGTAGGCCTGATACAGATAACGGTCGTAGAcccacaaaaagaaagacactGCTGTTTCCAGGCGTCCAATTCCTTTGCTCAGATCTAGCTCAGATCCGGCTCAGAGCTGTCAAAACAAAGTCGAAAATGGCTTTGTTGAAGACATCAGGAAAAAACATGCAGGATTGTGGTTGCGTTCCTAGATCTTTTAACAGCAGCCCTCTATACCATGACCAACCCCACTACTTATATCTATATAAAAACCCGCAGAAACTCAACCAACGCCATGATAGCCATCGCCTGACCGTATGGCATGCTCGTGATCGGTATGTCCTTGTAATGCTGCAAGTCATGGCCCATGGCCGTGCCAAACGACGTGTTCATCAGCTCACCCCTCTCGTCAATGTTGGCCAGCACACCCTTCAACGCCAACACGGCAGGGGCCTCAAACGCCGTGCCCGCAATGTACTTTTTCCGCTGCGCCTTGAGCATGCCAAACGCAAAGCCCGCCGTCGCGCTCGACTCGGGATATGAACCCTCGGCCTCGGGCACGTCCAGCAGCGTCCTCCACAGGCCGGTCTCGGGGTGCTGCAGCGGCACGAGGGCCTCGCACTGCGCCAGGAGGGAGTCGCGGAGGTGGTGATAGAGCGGCGGGTCGGTGCGCTCCAGGTCCAGCAGCTCGATGAACTCGGGGATCACGATGGTCAGCCAGCTGTTGCCCCTCGCCCACAGCGCGCGGGCAAAGTTGTGTCCGCCGTCCTCAAAGGTCCAGCCGTGGAAGAAGAGGCCCGTCCGCGTGTCGAAGAGGTACTTGAGGTGGATGAGGAACTGGCgcttggcctcggcgacgTAGTGCGGCCTGTCGAGCACCAGACCGATCTTGGCCAGCGGCACCACCGTCATCATCAGCGTGTCGTCCCACAGCTGCTCGTCGTTCATGTTGTTGTATGTGGTGTGCTGCATGCCGCCGAAGCGCGTGCGGCCCAGGTCGTGGTACGCCCACTCTGCCCACGCCTCCAGCCAGGGGAGGTAGATGGGGTTGCGCGTCTTTTCGTATACAAAGGCCAGAGTCAGGAAGACGGACATGGTGTTGATGTTTTTCGTggtgccgccggcggcgaaCCGGTCGCGGAACCAGTCCTCGATGATCTTGAGACACGACTCATCTCCGGTGAGCTGGTAGTACTGCCAGATACCGTACAGACCGATGCCGTGCGTCCACTCCCAGTCGTTCCAGCCCTTGGTGTCGATTACGCGGCCGTCCTCGAGTTTGAGTAGGAATTCTCCGGTCGTGTCCTTGATGTTGACCATGCCATCGATCAAAAGCCGGATCTTGGCATGGATGTCGGCGGCCTTGATGCCGTGCAATTCTGAAGGCATGATTTCGAATTTCCAAAGGCTTTGAGTTGGGAGGCAGATGTTGCTGACTGACAGGCTGGCAGACAGGCAGTGAGCTGGGGTAaaggtttgttttgttttctttgtcttgTGTGCGGGGTGCGGAGGTCATGTAGCCCCCCGTATGTATCGTACCGTACCCTCCAATGCCACTCGGGGGGAACTCAACCGACCATCCCCGCATTTGTCCGGGGAAAATTGAGCGAGACCGGGCGATGATGCGGGGCTTGACAGGCAGTTTTGCCGCCAAACGCTCCCTGTCATGTTGCCCAGTTCGGCTACAATTCCGAGTGATACCCAATAAACAGTCCCACTCTACAGGGGGTGGGCCTGACATTTTGAGGGTACATCAAGCTGACCCAATACTCTGGAATTGATCACGAGACGCATATGCAGGGCGGCCAAGAAAATAGTTGGATTTGGTATATCTGCCTAGCTTGATCCAAACTGCCGTTTCTCGGCTCCATCTGTGTGCTTGGAAGGGGCATGTTTCTCCAAATATGTTGCGAATGCTGTTGTTTGTCGTCGTTAGTGTTGAATTTCTAGCTACAATCTAGAATTCTTTCCATGCAATCtgcaaaaaggaaaacataCCAGTGCTTGCCAGAACTATCTGTGCAAATGAAAACATTCGGCCGTCTGTCTGCAAGTTGCACTTTAGACCCTTGGCCCTGCCTTCAGCGACGAGCTCGTCAAGAGGTTTTCTGGCTTTTGCTTGCGGAGTAGGTCGAGCCATGACAAGGCCTGCGGGGACAACGAGAGGGATACTCTGGAGTTGCATCTTGATCGTCGTGGCTCTCGTGGCAACATAGATGGTAGTGGAGAGGAGAAAGTTGGGAGCAGCATGTCGAATGAAATAAATAAAATCAAGTAAAATATTATTGAGATATGATGGACCGGCCACTGCTGAGAAATGAATGGTGCTTTTGGATGGTGTTGACAAgatgcaaaaaagaaacgaaatATAGAGGCAGCGATGCAATTGACGGTTCTTATGTATTTGTACTCGATTGATCATCGTGCCAAGCCGTAATAGAGTTCCCCTACAAACACGCCGGGTGATGCTGTTTTAACTACCTTACAAAACCGCCAAAGAACTCCACCGCCCCTTCTTTCCCAGAGAACTATAAGGCCATGTCGTCGCTTGATTTTAAGTTGAAACGAACATTAGTGACAAGCACTTTGGAACTTTTTAAATCAACGTTCCAGGCTGGATAAAAATCAGCCGACATACCCACATGGTCAATGCAAAACCAACGACGAAACACCAAAGCAAGGGGGCGCTGTCAGTTATCAGGACAGCTCCATGAAGCTCACACAAATTCTTTGGTAATTTTGGCTTTTCCATGGCCTGTCGTCCAGTATCTGGAAAGTCTTGGACATTAAGCAAATATGCATAATGGCTCTTGTTACTTTGAAACCTAGCCTGGGCAGGTTGATCATAAGATGCACCATGAGCTTGTCCGCATGTCAATTTTGGCAAACCTTATTGTTTGCCATTGTGGGGAGACCTCAATCGCCTTTGGCCGTAGAGGGCTAGTACGAACCTTTCTCTGACAACATCACCTCAGCTGCATGCGCGGCACGTCTCTACGGTCGGATCTGTGACGTTGCGGCTCCTCCTGGCTTGGTTTTCATCAGTGCCAAATCCGGCCGAAAGCGGCGCCAGGAACCGTTGCTCAACAAAGCAGAAGGATTCAACAAATGAAAATCTAATCATGCCGCATTGagcaaagtttttttttctttctctcgtATATTGCAACTGTACTGTTGTAAGTCTCAAATTTGGGTCTTGCCGTCCTGATGcagtgttacgaccagacagttgggccggtaccagagaggccaggtggggtcacacccctcctaacgacattcgcccaaaagaaataccgaccggcaaaacaACAATTACCTAAAAGCAAGGCCACGAAATCTTACGTAATTTTACGTAACGGCCAAGGGAATGGATTTTTATAATTTGTAAAATTTAAGTTAAAAATCACAAATCAAACAAATTAAAAGAAATTACatttggaatataatttatataaaatacgtttattattatataaataaattcgattttaaaattgtttagcagcaattaaattttaattaattttaatatttatttaaaaacgattataattttacccccaattattaaaaaccccaattatccaattaaacgttcaattgttttaacccactatattttattataaaaacaaattacccgatattttaatcgtaatattttaattattcctatttaatattttgttttaaaatataccgaatAATATTacctgtgaggatcaggcccccagacctaccctcagaatcacgactcggctctaccagccacgctgagccagggatcggacaagggtccacttactccggatttaagcgcgtctcttgagcgcgtcgttgattgtaatttctctcttctcttcagtttagaattttcgtcgatagcgcctaatacactgaggttctccaatgtatgcctggccgtgacataattctaaactcaatataatttgctggtgaagcaattaaaatatatcgttCAATCCCTTCATTCAATCATTCACTACGTCGGCTGTGCGCGACGGTAAACTAGGCCACAGAAACAGAGGACACCATTCGCGAAatcaatgtcgccgcgtaagaattacggcccaccgattcgccaatcccaacgcgtgacaaacgcaaactcagcaaagccagataatttggcttccggcactgctactcccaacaccgaagactcggatcaaaacggagagattacagttgccccagtgagcccagagccagtagagcccgctcctaccagcgccaacacagagcctgaagagcccgttgagccccaatccgacacagagcaagatcagccagtcgacagcatcgaagttgacggatcgtacgagtacgagtcagtttctgagcacccaggagaggcgcgaaaccctccccaccaaccttctgccaaaacgttagacggcaggaacgaaattccgaaatttccaagcagagcgccctcgcctgtcgtccaaatgagaagcgaaatggcagacgaaagcgaaaacactgccggccaggctacaatcactcaatcacagctgcaagatcttttggccaccattgcccaacttaaagaccagctcgccacccggagtaacaatgccacccgtcaaacccgcggtattacgcctttgaacagcgccTTTGGAGGGGCTGAGTTTAAGCCCCATGGTATCGCTGCCCGGACAGCATTTAAGCCTTACGGAAGTAACCAAAATGCTAAAAACCCTGCCTACGACAGGACGGCACGTAAAGCCGGCATCGACCCCGGCATGTTTGATGGTGATAAGGATCGTTTTGATAAATGGATCACTAAAATCGCAGATAAATTTGTAGAGGACGACGAAACTTacaaaacagaaagaagCCGCATGGCAGTGATCAATTCCCTGACTGAAGGGCTTGCCAACGACCTTATCCAAGGCCGTTATGAATCCACCATTATACCTTTCAGCagcgcagccgaaatggtcgCGACCCTAGCCGCTGTTTACCACGATGATAATCAAGCCTCCAAAGCCCGTGAGGAGCTTCGTCACCTGAAGTTTAGTCTGTCGGACAAGTCAACAGACATCCACCAGTTTATTGGCAAGGTTAACAGCCTAGCCGATAAAGCCAACATTGCCAAAACGGAACGCAAGTTGGTTCTCTATGAGCACATTCCTGCCAACCTGAACCCCCAGCTTCTCAGCCTATCCAAAGACCCAAATATCTCGTACGAGACCTTTGCCGGAGAAGTTGCGAACTCGGCGCTGGCCCAACAACGCGCTTGGGAGGAGCTCCGCGAGAACCGCAAAAAGAGGGAAGAGCGCCGTGAGCGTTCAGCCAGCGCCGAACGCAAACAGCGTCGACGCGAGAATCGCCGGCACAGCCAGGAAGCCAAGAACCAAACCCGCACACAGACCATTGACGCCCCGAAGTCGCCCAGCAGAGAAAACGCCAAATTGGTCACTGAGGGTAGATGCTTCCTTTGCAAAGAAGCCGGGCACCTGGCACGCAATTGCCCCCAAAAGGCCGCTCACATCGCCGCCGTTCTCGCCCTTCAACACGAAGGCGATCGAGAGGCTTGTGAACGATCCGGCCACAGCTTATCTTCGtcggattcggaaaactgctaaggctgccggaagtctcctcggcagtctgcGTGCCTCAAATAGCTAAAATCGATAGATCACCTAAATCAAACACCTTTCTTGCTCCCATTCGAttgcaagacaaaggtcgtggtcttaacgcccaagctctctgtgacaccggagcagatgtgtacttatccatccgaccgagcctcgcgagaaaggtcgcccaacgtttagagctacctatcaaaaagctccccaaacctttggactttggagatttcaacaggaaggtcaccgcaagagccaccgaataccttcggctcaccttgcaaatcgacggacgacaattcccacggcagaaattcatcctcctcgaaacggcacacgatgtgtttatcggacaagaatggtggacgaagcatcgagtaggcttattcccagctacccgcagcttcgtttggcccaacgacctgcccgccatggcccaatACTCACCGGCAATCGTCGTACAACGTTCAAATCCGCCTCTGGACCTCGAGGCCCAAGCTGACGCagtccgccgggaccgcaagatggaacaagaagaccgtcgcatccaggtccgcaagatacttcaaggccctaaacgccaacacggaaaccaggctcagatcacagaaattagcgcctttccgactatcccaaagaccgtttccaacaaagccctgccagcaaatatttgtgcccttcttaacgacccacgtcaagatcgatggaAGCGATCCCCGTTACCCACGGAGCCTATACCGCTGGTACCAGTAAACGATACGCCTA
Above is a genomic segment from Pyricularia oryzae 70-15 chromosome 7, whole genome shotgun sequence containing:
- a CDS encoding metabolite transporter, which translates into the protein MTVAQEEAPKVVTVAESSETTKSSCSEDAVAPPPTQRPAGKFDVLIQGVALFSDGYNIQIIGYMNTVLAKLYPKEMTSEVKTRLSNSILIGDVFGMLLFGLCIDKFGRRVGIVLTTLFLVFGIILATASHGNTVEGMFWMMVVGRGVAGVGAGGEYTVCTSQALECADSTPEMRKRRGMLVAVSTNAAIISGFVGSSIVSLIVIAAYGSQASDGIWRICFGIGIFLPLTIFFFRMRLADSEQYQKHAIQHKVPYWLAIKFYWRALLGCCSAWFLYDFVVYPFNLLAPTLVAGFSSNQSMIESIGWSALINFFALPGSFIGALLMDRIGRRQTYALGWAIVCVFGFIIGGSMVQLQNIFPLFVVLYALFQTFLSVGPGDCNFLVSSESFPTPLRGHFLGFAAAVGKAGAAIGTTVLSQALASFDDKVKGQQAIFLIGSGISVVGTLCVWFLIPNAPKNLEDEDVRFRNYLQQNGYDTSDMGLQAKKVEGAES
- a CDS encoding glycosyl hydrolase family 88, with the protein product MPSELHGIKAADIHAKIRLLIDGMVNIKDTTGEFLLKLEDGRVIDTKGWNDWEWTHGIGLYGIWQYYQLTGDESCLKIIEDWFRDRFAAGGTTKNINTMSVFLTLAFVYEKTRNPIYLPWLEAWAEWAYHDLGRTRFGGMQHTTYNNMNDEQLWDDTLMMTVVPLAKIGLVLDRPHYVAEAKRQFLIHLKYLFDTRTGLFFHGWTFEDGGHNFARALWARGNSWLTIVIPEFIELLDLERTDPPLYHHLRDSLLAQCEALVPLQHPETGLWRTLLDVPEAEGSYPESSATAGFAFGMLKAQRKKYIAGTAFEAPAVLALKGVLANIDERGELMNTSFGTAMGHDLQHYKDIPITSMPYGQAMAIMAYK